The Globicephala melas chromosome X, mGloMel1.2, whole genome shotgun sequence genome window below encodes:
- the LOC115846170 gene encoding LOW QUALITY PROTEIN: exportin-6-like (The sequence of the model RefSeq protein was modified relative to this genomic sequence to represent the inferred CDS: inserted 4 bases in 3 codons; substituted 4 bases at 4 genomic stop codons), which translates to MASEEASLGALESLMTEFFHDCTTNERKREIEELLDNFAQQIGAWRFCLYFVSSTRNDCVMMYSLTFFENLINKMWLGVPSQDKMEIRSCLPKLLLAHHKTLPYFIRNKLCKVIVDIGRQDWPMFYHDFFTNILQLIQSPVTTPLGLIMLKTTSEELACPAEDLRVARKEELQKLLLDQVQTVLGLLTGILETVWDKHSVTATTPPPSPTSGESGDLLSNLLQSPSSAKLLNQPIPILDAESEYICSLALECLAHLFSRIPLSASIIPSLLTAIFHFACFGCDIQARKMALVNGSSQNCVLGQECSWLGVLAMSCINELMSKNCVPMEFEDYLLCMFQQTFYLQKITKDNNAHTVKRRLEELNECYIEKFNDLLQLFVSVHLRRIESYSQFPVVEFLTVLFKYTFHQPTHEGYFXCLDIWTLFLDYLTRKTKSRLGDREAVLNRYEDALVLLLMEVLNRIHFRYNQAQLEELDDKTLDDDQQTEWQWYLHQSLEVVAKVMELLPTHAFSTLFPVLQDNLEVYLGLGQFIFTSGSGHRLNITAENDCQQLHCSLXVLSSLLQAVGHLAENFIGDVFTVRFRDTLTVVERLVKVTLYGSQIKLYNIETAVPSVLKPDLIDVHAXSLAALQAYSHWLAQYCSEAHRQNMQQFVTLISATIDTVTPLISTKVRDKLLLSVCHLLVSRATTVRPVFLISIPTVQKVFNRITDASTQQLVDKAQVLVCHALSNVLLLPWPNIPENEQQWPVHSINHASLISVLSRDYCNLKPNAVTPQRKMPLDDTKVIIHQTXVLEDIVENISGESTRSQQISYQSLQESVQVSLALFPAFIHQADVSDEMLSFFPTLFXGLRVQMGVPFTEQIIQTFLNMFTREQLAESILHEGSTGCRVVEKFLKILQVVVQEPGQVFKPFLPSIIALCIEQVYPIIAERPSPDVKDELFELLFRSLRHNWRCFFKSTILASVQSGTAEEQMEDEPQFSAIMQAFGQSFLQPDVYLLKXNLFYLETLNTKQKLDHXKIFRTTILSQFVNMLLQILVHKSHDLLQEEIGIAIYSMASVDFDGFFAAFLPEFLTSCDGVDANQKNVLGRNFKMDGDLPSFTQNVYSLVNDLRYYRLCNDSLPPGTMKL; encoded by the exons ATGGCATCTGAAGAAGCCTCTCTCGGGGCACTGGAAAGTCTGATGACAGAGTTTTTCCACGACTGTACAACCAATGAAAGAAAACGTGAGATAGAGGAACTTCTTGATAACTTTGCTCAGCAAATAGGAGCCTGGAGATTCTGCCTGTATTTTGTCTCCAGCACTAGGAATGACTGTGTAATGATGTACAGTTTAACGTTTTTTGAGAATCTGATCAATAAAATGTGGCTTGGGGTCCCATCTCAGGATAAGATGGAAATCCGTAGCTGCCTGCCCAAACTCCTCTTGGCTCACCACAAAACCTTACCTTACTTCATCCGGAACAAGCTCTGCAAAGTGATTGTTGACATTGGCCGTCAAGATTGGCCCATGTTCTACCATGACTTTTTTACTAACATTTTACAGTTGATCCAGTCCCCTGTGACAACTCCCCTCGGGCTGATCATGTTGAAGACAACTTCAGAAGAGCTGGCTTGTCCCGCTGAGGACCTCAGAGTGGCTCGGAAGGAGGAGTTGCAAAAGCTGCTGCTGGACCAGGTGCAGACAGTGCTTGGGCTACTGACAGGTATCTTGGAGACTGTCTGGGACAAACACAGCGTGActgccaccaccccaccaccatccccaacctCAGGAGAAAGTGGTGACTTACTGAGTAACCTGTTGCAGAGTCCTAGTTCAGCCAAACTGTTGAATCAGCCAATCCCCATCCTTGATGCGGAGAGTGAGTATATCTGTTCCTTGGCCTTGGAGTGCCTGGCCCATCTCTTCAGTCGGATTCCTCTGTCTGCCAGCATCATCCCGTCCCTCCTTACCGCCATCTTCCACTTTGCCTGCTTTGGCTGTGACATCCAGGCCAGAAAGATGGCATTGGTTAACGGCAGCAGCCAGAACTGTGTGTTGGGTCAGGAGTGCAGCTGGCTTGGGGTCCTGGCCATGTCCTGCATCAATGAACTCATGTCCAAGAACTGTGTGCCTATGGAATTCGAGGACTACTTACTGTGTATGTTCCAGCAGACTTTCTACCTGCAGAAAATCACCAAGGATAACAATGCCCACACGGTGAAGAGAAGGCTAGAAGAACTCAATGAGTGCTACATCGAGAAGTTTAATGACCTTCTGCAGCTCTTTGTGAGTGTTCACCTAAGAAGAATCGAGTCCTACTCCCAGTTCCCTGTGGTGGAGTTTTTGACAGTTTTGTTCAAGTACACATTTCATCAGCCTACTCATGAAGGTTACTT TTGTTTGGATATCTGGACGCTCTTTTTGGACTATCTGACAAGGAAAACGAAAAGCCGTCTAGGAGACAGGGAGGCAGTTCTCAACAGGTACGAAGACGCCCTAGTCCTCTTGCTCATGGAGGTGTTGAATCGAATCCACTTCAGATACAACCAGGCCCAGTTGGAGGAGTTGGATGACAAAACTCTGGATGACGATCAGCAGACAGAGTGGCAGTGGTACTTACACCAGAGCTTGGAGGTAGTGGCCAAAGTGATGGAGCTCCTTCCCACACACGCCTTCTCAACACTGTTCCCAGTTCTTCAGGACAATTTAGAA g tttatctggGGTTAGGGCAGTTTATATTTACTTCAGGGTCAGGACACAGGTTGAACATCACAGCAGAGAACGACTGCCAGCAGCTGCACTGTTCCCTGTGAGTCCTGAGCTccctcctgcaggctgtgggCCACCTAGCTGAGAACTTCATCGGGGACGTGTTCACAGTGCGCTTCAGGGACACCCTCACTGTGGTGGAGAGGTTGGTCAAAGTCACTTTGTATGGATCTCAGATAAAACTGTACAACATTGAGACTGCCGTGCCATCAGTATTGAAACCTGATCTCATTGATGTGCATGCTTAGTCCCTGGCTGCTCTGCAGGCTTACTCTCACTGGCTAGCACAGTACTGCAGCGAGGCTCATCGGCAGAATATGCAGCAGTTTGTTACGCTCATCTCCGCCACCATAGATACAGTCACGCCTCTGATCAGCACCAAGGTCCGAGACAAATTGCTGCTATCTGTGTGCCATTTACTGGTCTCCCGGGCCACCACTGTGCGACCTGTCTTTCTGATCAGCATCCCTACAGTACAGAAAGTATTCAACAGAATCACCGATGCCTCTACCCAGCAGCTTGTTGACAAGGCTCAGGTATTGGTGTGCCACGCCCTCTCTAACGTCCTGTTGCTTCCATGGCCAAACATCCCAGAGAACGAGCAGCAGTGGCCTGTGCACTCCATCAACCATGCCAGCCTCATCTCTGTGCTCTCTCGGGATTATTGCAACCTGAAGCCCAATGCTGTCACCCCGCAGAGGAAGATGCCCCTGGATGACACCAAAGTGATTATCCACCAGA GTGTCTTAGAAGATATCGTGGAGAATATCTCTGGGGAATCCACCAGGTCCCAACAGATCAGCTACCAGTCCCTGCAGGAATCTGTTCAAGTCTCACTGGCCCTCTTTCCAGCTTTTATCCATCAGGCAGATGTGTCTGATGAGATGCTGAGCTTCTTCCCCACTCTGTTTTGAGGCCTTAGAGTACAGATGGGCGTGCCTTTCACTGAGCAGATCATACAGACTTTCCTCAATATGTTTACCAGAGAACAGTTGGCCGAGAGCATCCTCCACGAAGGCAGTACTGGCTGCCGGGTGGTTGAGAAGTTCCTGAAGATCCTGCAGGTGGTGGTCCAGGAACCTGGCCAGGTGTTCAAGCCCTTCCTCCCCAGCATCATCGCCCTGTGCATAGAGCAGGTGTATCCCATCATCGCTGAGCGCCCCTCCCCTGATGTGAAGGATGAGCTGTTTGAGCTGCTTTTCCGGTCGCTCCGTCACAACTGGAGGTGCTTCTTCAAGTCCACCATCCTAGCCAGTGTCCAGAGCGGGACTGCCGAGGAGCAGATGGAGGATGAGCCTCAGTTCAGTGCCATCATGCAGGCTTTTGGACAGTCCTTTCTCCAGCCTGACGTCtacctattaaaataaaatctcttttacTTGGAGACTCTCAACACCAAGCAGAAGCTGGACC AGAAGATCTTCCGGACCACCATTCTCTCTCAGTTTGTGAACATGCTGCTCCAGATCCTGGTTCACAAGTCCCACGACCTCCTGCAGGAGGAGATTGGCATTGCCATTTACAGCATGGCCTCTGTGGACTTTGATGGCTTCTTCGCGGCCTtcctcccagagtttctgaccaGCTGTGACGGTGTGGATGCCAACCAGAAAAATGTGCTGGGGCGGAATTTCAAGATGGATGGGGACCTGCCCTCATTCACCCAGAATGTGTACAGCCTGGTCAACGACCTGCGTTACTACAGACTCTGCAACGACAGCCTGCCCCCCGGCACCATGAAGCTCTAG